The DNA region CACAAAACGAGAATTTTTGACATAAAGTTACTTTTTGAGTGCGTGAAAATAAAATATTTTAGCGCCGTTTTTTTGGATAGGAAGTTCAAAAAAATCTATAAAATCAAGCAAACAAGTGTATCTCTTTCTGATAGCATTTTCGTTTTCAAAGATTCTGACGTGACCTTTTGAATAAAAGTTTGGCACCGAAGCAATAATATTGGTTTTAGGCAGTATTTTTTTTAAAATTTCTAAATCTTGATTGATGTGTTCAAGGACTTCAAAAATACAAATATGCGTGTAAGCTTTGGTGATTTTATCGGTTGTGAAAATATCTTCTTGAATGAATTTTTTTTCCCAAGAAGGAATTTTTTTTCGGGCAATTTTTAAGGCTTGAAGGCTAAAGTCTATCCCGAGATAGTTTTTTATATTTTTTTCATAGAGCATTTTTCCGAAATCTCCTGTCCCACAACCTATATCAAGCACACAAACGGGTTTTTTATACGCGCTTAAAATTTTTTGGGCGTATTCCCACCCCAGATAATAGATGCTTTCTTTATAGGTTTTTGCATTTGTTTGATTGATGAGATACAAATCATCATAAAAACTTGCATCTTTATCAGGTTTGGGAATGGTTTCAAGTATATTTTTAAATATTTTTTGGAGATTTTTCAAATAAGGGGTGTCCGATAGGAGCATTTGAATGAATTTTTCTTCATCACTATATTCAAAATGATTTTTAATCCAGTCTTTTAGCCAATAGGAAATATAAAAGCAGTCGGTATAAAAGCGTATTTTTTCTTTTTTTATTTTGAGATTAGAGAGTTTTTGGGCAAAAATTTCTTGAAGCTCTGTTTTTGCACTACAAATCACTATCACTACACATTCTTTTAATGAAGCAGGATTAGAAGTAATAGGGGGTTGTGCATTGTTTTCATCACAGATAATCATATTTTTAATATTTAAGTCTTGAAGTAAGGAGAAAAAGTTTTTCCTGTTTCTCCAAACCCAAAAATTCCTATTTTAGACACTTTCAATTACTTTTAAAAAAGATTCAATTCCATTGTTTCTGCGTACATTGTCGTATATTTTTCGTAACAAAAGCCTATTGTTTGAAAGTTGTTGTTTTTGCTCTTTTGAAAGACTTAGGATATTTGAGGCTTTTTTTATGTACTCATCTTGTTCAAAGGCAATGCAAGATATGTCTTCGATCCAAATTTTTCTTAGGGTCTCTAGAGTAATATTTGATTTTTGACATTCTTTTTGGACTTCTTGTGAATTTTTTTCAATCCAATTTTGAATGCGGCTTTTGCGCTCTTTTTTATTTTCTTTGGAAAGATTTAAAATAATGCCACCTTTGGCATTGAATTCTACTTTGCTTTCGCCTTGTTCCATTGGGAAGCTATCAAGCCAAAAATCAATAATATGCCCATAAATTGTACTATCGACATAACCAGGAAAAAAGAATCTTTTTAAAATTTCAGAATCTATAGAGGCAATTTTTTGTTTGATCTCATAAACGTTTCCCGTCCCGCATCCTAAAAATATCGTTTCAGGAAAATTTTGCATAATCTTGATAACACTTTTCAGATAAGGAAGAGAATCGATTTTTGTAAGTCGTCCGATGACTCCAAGGATCATTTTTCCTTCGGGGTATTTGAGCTTTTCTTTTTCTATTAGATCTGTCTTGATGGAGGGATTGTAAAATTCTGATTCCATACTGACACTAATGCCTGTAAAATCATATCCTTCATATTTTAGGGCTCCTGATTGGGCGCAGATATGGGTAATTTTTAGATCAATTTCAGGAATATCATAGACAAAGTTCCCGTGGCTCCAAAAGATTTGTTTTGGAGCACTTCTTGAAGCGAGGATAAAATCACTAATTCCATAGCCGTTGTTAGGGCTAATAAGGATATCTGTTTCATCTTTGAGGATAGCTTCTCTAATGCTTAGAGCTTTGGATAAATGAGAATTATAATAGCCATCTTGATTGAATGGAGCGATCACATTTACGATTTTGATACCCAAAGCCTCATAAGATTCTTTGATACGTATATCATCATCGCTTTTTTCTAAAAAGCCCATCAGATATATTTTAATTTCATAGCATTTTTTGAATTCTTCATTTTGCATTAAAGTTTTCAAAAAGCTGTATTCGACTTTGTAGGGGGAATTTTCTACAAATCTATCTCTTAAAAACCCGATAGTTTTTTTAATTTTGGTTCGGGAGCTAAGCTTTGGCAGGGAGAAAGTTTGGGCAAATTTTTTATAGACTAGGGAGGCTTTTTGAGAGATTTTTTGATTGAATGTTTTCCAATCTTCTTGAGAAGTGAAGCTATTGCCGCACATATGATAGATAAAAAATTGCAAATAAAGTGCTTCGTCAATTTTTTTGGAATCGGTATTTTCAAGTGTTGCATAAAATATTTTTTCCCACAAGGGATAGAGTTTAAGCCAATCACGATGATTGAAGAAGTGTTTTACATTCCAAAATACGTGCAGTTGCCAATTAAAAACAGAACGCCTGCGTTTGCTATCTAAATGCAGAATATTTTCAGGCTCTAAGACTTCTTCCATTGCTTGGATAAATGTTTCAAAAGGGATTTGGAGTAGGACAAAAGATTTTAAAATAAAGTTCGCACTTTTTTGAGCTGAAGGGGTGTGCATATCAATGAGACAAATATTTCTGATATAGTATTTGATACCTTCGTTTTTATCTCCTGATAAAATCTTTGCAATAGCGCCCAATTCTAAAAGCATTATATTTTC from Helicobacter sp. 12S02232-10 includes:
- a CDS encoding class I SAM-dependent methyltransferase — encoded protein: MIVICSAKTELQEIFAQKLSNLKIKKEKIRFYTDCFYISYWLKDWIKNHFEYSDEEKFIQMLLSDTPYLKNLQKIFKNILETIPKPDKDASFYDDLYLINQTNAKTYKESIYYLGWEYAQKILSAYKKPVCVLDIGCGTGDFGKMLYEKNIKNYLGIDFSLQALKIARKKIPSWEKKFIQEDIFTTDKITKAYTHICIFEVLEHINQDLEILKKILPKTNIIASVPNFYSKGHVRIFENENAIRKRYTCLLDFIDFFELPIQKNGAKIFYFHALKK